GCCACCGGCCAGCGATCCCCCAGGTGGACGCCCGGGCGAAGCTGCAGCGCGGCGAAGGGGACCAGGTCGAGCTCCCCGTCGGGCACCACGATCAGCCGCTGGGCGGGCGAGCCCATGAGCGCGGCGTCGAGCGGCTGGACGAGAAGGCGGGACAGCTCGTCGAGATCGCGCACGGCGCGCGGGCGGCGGACGACGAGATCCCTGGTCAGCCCCAGGTACGGGTCGGGCTCGGGCCGGGTGGCCGCCGTCGACGAGGCGAGGGCGCGCAGGAGATGGAGGTCGACCGCCGTGTGGGTGGCACCGAAGGCGTCGATGAACCACAGGTGCAGTCCGGCCTCGTCGTCACCGGGCCGGGCAAGCGGTTCCCAGGCCTGCGGCACCAGGCTGCAGATGAGGAAGCCGACCCCGTGCGTACCGGCGAGGGCCACCGCGTCGGCGACCGTGGGCGTGATCGGTGTCGGCTGCTGCTCCCGGCGCAGCAGCCGCAGCAGGCTCCGGCCACGAGCACGCTCGGACGCCTCGAACGCACCGTCCGGATCGCCGGCCGTCAGGCGGCACGACTGGAGCGTCCGGTACGCCCCCGCCTGCCGCTCCAGCACGTCGACGTGGTGGCGGTCGTCGGTCACCGTGCGGCGGACCGTCTCCCAGTCGTCGATGGCGGCGAGCAGGCCGGTCTCCGCGGCGATCAGCTCACCCCGCGCCATCGCCAGGCTGGCGAGATTGAAGCGGGCCGTGCCGCGCGCGGAGACGTCGCCGCTCTGCTGGAGATCGACGGCCCGTTGCGCCCAGCGCTGCGCTTCGTCGAGCGCACCGGTCTTGGCGAACGCCATGGCGAGGTTGGTGGCGGCGCGACCGGCGAGGTGCTCCGGTCCCGTCGCGGCGATGCTGTCGAACACCTCGGTCAAGGCGGCGATCCCGACCGAGACGTCGCCGCCCTGCACGTGGCACAGGGCCCAGGCGACCCGCGCCTGCCGGTACTGCTCATGCCGCTGGTAGCGCAGGCACAGCTCCATCGACCGCCCCGCCGACTCGATCGCACCGGCGAGGTCACCGGTGCTGCGCCGGATCGACGCGAGCGTCGCGAGCGCGCCGATCCGCTGCTTGTCGGCGATGTCGGGGTCGGCGATCTGGTCCATCATGGACAGTCCCTCGGTCACCGATCGCAGTGCCTGATCGAACTGCTCCAGACCGCAGAGCGCGGTGGCCAGATCGGCGAGCGCGACCGAGATCCAGATCGGGTCGCCGGTGCTGCGCATCAGCTCGAGGACGCGGCTCTGGCAGCCCAGGGTCTCCGTCGGCCGACCCTGCCGCAGGAGCGTCTGCCCGAGGGCGGCGTAGGACATGGCCTGCCAGACCACCTTGTCGGTGCGCTCGGCCACCTCGATCGCCGCTCGGGCCAGCACCTCGGCCTCGGCGAGCCGGTCGAGCCAGTGCAGTGCGTCGGCTCCGATCGCCATCGCCTCGAATCCGGTCGCCACGGTCATCGGCGAGCGCCACAGCGCCGGTGGCGGAAGCACGTCGAGCGCCTGCCGGCAGTGGTCGAGCTGGGCGGCTCGGTCCTCCATAAGCGCGGCCAGCCTGGCGGCGGAGACCCAGCAGTCGGCGGCGAGGACCCGGTCGCGGTGCTGCCACACGGCTCCGGCCTCCAGGTATGCGGCGAGTGCCTCCTGGCGGTTGCCCTGGCGATCGAGCCAGTCCGCCCGCCGCCGCAGGTAAACGCCACGAAACCCGTCGAACATGCTGTCTCCCAGTGGTTGCGGCCTCCGGGTTGCTCCTGACGGACATGATGCGTGGCGCGAGCGCCGCAGTCACCCGAGTCCGCTCGGTCCGCGGTTCGCTCGGGTCAGCGGTTCGCTCGGGTCAGCGGCGAGAGCTCACCGCGTTGCGGTTGCGCGGCCGGCGCGCGTGCGGTCGCGACGAGACGGCACGGCGCCGCAGGCTACGGCCGGTGTCGCAGGTGGATGGCGGCGGCTCGGCGACGGCTTGGGCAGCGGCGGCTCGGGCTCCGGGACAGGCGCCGCGACGGCGGCGCAGGCAGCGGGAGAGGGCGAGCAGCAGCATCCCGGCCACCGCACCGAGCGCGGTCACGGCACCACCACCACGGGCCAGCGCCCCAGCTTGACGAGCTTGGCGGCGACCGACCCGACGAACCGGTGCCCGGCCTGTGCCGAGGCGCCCACGACGAGCAGATCCGCCTTGTGGCGATCGGCCTGGCTCCGCAGTTCGGTGAACGCGTCGCCCCGGCACACGATGAAGGTCGTCGGCACTCCCATCTCCTCGGCGGTCCGCCGGACGTCCTTGCGCAGGGCCTCGGCGAGCTCGTCATACGTGCTGATCAGCGTCGCCGCCGTCTCGGCGTAGATGGCGTTGATGAAGCTGGCCGGCGTACCCACGAAGACGACGACGAGCCGGCAGCGCTGGCGCCGGGCCATGCCCGCGGCGTAGGCGGCGGCCCGTTCCGAAGTGGGGCTGCCGTCCACGCCGACCATGATGACGCGCGGCCCGTCGGTGCCGCGCTCGAAGGGGTGCCAGGCGGCCGCCGGGCCGTAGTGCTCGGCGGCCGAGGTCTCCACGGTGGGGTCCCGGTGGCGGTGGTCAGGCCTGCGCGGCGAGCGCCGGTTCGGCCTCGGGCAGGGCGGCGGGGGTGTCGAGGCTGGACCGCAGCGTGATCGAGGGCAGCAGCAGCGCCGCGATCACCCCGACGACGCCGATCGCGGCGGAGATCAGGAAGATGTGGCCGGTGGCGTCGCCGTATGCCTCCCGCACGACGGTCTGCGCCGCCGCGGGCAGCGCGTTGATGTTGAGCGAGCCGCCGCCGCTCCCGGCCGGGATGCCCCGCTCGGCGAGGTGCGCGGCGATCGTCGTCTGGACCCGGTGGGCGAGGACCGCGCCGAGGACCGAGACGCCGATCGTGCCGCCGAGCGAGCGGAAGAAGGTGACCGCGCCGGTCGCCGCACCCAGGTCCTTCAGCGCCGCGGTGTTCTGCACGGCGAGCACGAGGTTCTGCATCGTCATGCCGACGCCCGCGCCGACGAGCAGCATGCCGACCGCGAGCGCGCCGAGGGAGGTCTGGTGGTCGACGAAGGAGAGGCTGGCGAAGCCGAGGACCAGGATGATCGCGCCGGTGACGATGAAGGGCTTGACCTTGCCGGTGCGGGTGACGAGCTGCCCGGAGACGGTCGAGGAGAGGAAGACCCCGAGCATGAGCGGCATCGTCAGCAGCCCGGACTCGGTGGGGCTGTAACCCCGGCCGATCTGGAAATACTGCCCCAGGAAGACCGCGCCGCCGAACATCGCCATGCCCACCGCGAGGCTCGCGACGATGGCGAGGGCCGGGGTGCGCTGCTTGATCACGTCGAGCGGCACGACCGGCTGCGCGGCCCGCTTCTCGACCCGGACGGCGGCGGCGAGGATCGCGAGGCCGGGCAGGACCATCGCGAAGGTCTGCCACGACAGCCAGTCGAACGAGCTGTCCACAAAGGAGACCCAGATCAGCAGCACGCTCACGCCGATCGCGATCAGCGCGGCGCCGAGGTAGTCGATGGGTCCGGCCGCGCGCCTGCCCGCGGGCAGGCGCAGCGTCTTCTGCAAAAGCCCGAAGGCCAACACCGCGATGGGTACGCCGATGAAGAAGCACCACCGCCACCCCAGCCACGAGGTGTCCACGATGAGGCCGCCGAGCAGCGGACCGGCGAGGGTCGCGATCGCCATGACACCGCCGAGGTAGCCGTTGTAGCGCCCGCGCTCGCGTGGCGGGATCATCGCCGCGATGACGATCTGGACCAGCGCCTGCAGGCCGCCGACGCCGATGCCCTGGAACGCGCGGGCGGCGATGATCTGGCCGGAGTCCTGGGCGAAGCCGCTGAGCAGCGAGCCGATGACGAAGATGCCGATCGCGATCTGGACCAGCAGCTTCTTGTCGAACATGTCGGCGAGGCGCCCCCAGATCGGCGTCGTCGCGGTCGCGGCGAGCAGCGTCGCCGTCACCACCCACGTGTACTGCGTCTGGGTGCCGTTGAGCTCGCCGAGGATCCTCGGCAGGGCGGTGGAGACGATGGTGGAGCTGATCATGGCGACGAAGAGCACGAGCAGGAGGCCGCTGAGTGCCTCCAGGATCTCGCGATGGCT
This portion of the Allocatelliglobosispora scoriae genome encodes:
- a CDS encoding CHAT domain-containing protein, which translates into the protein MFDGFRGVYLRRRADWLDRQGNRQEALAAYLEAGAVWQHRDRVLAADCWVSAARLAALMEDRAAQLDHCRQALDVLPPPALWRSPMTVATGFEAMAIGADALHWLDRLAEAEVLARAAIEVAERTDKVVWQAMSYAALGQTLLRQGRPTETLGCQSRVLELMRSTGDPIWISVALADLATALCGLEQFDQALRSVTEGLSMMDQIADPDIADKQRIGALATLASIRRSTGDLAGAIESAGRSMELCLRYQRHEQYRQARVAWALCHVQGGDVSVGIAALTEVFDSIAATGPEHLAGRAATNLAMAFAKTGALDEAQRWAQRAVDLQQSGDVSARGTARFNLASLAMARGELIAAETGLLAAIDDWETVRRTVTDDRHHVDVLERQAGAYRTLQSCRLTAGDPDGAFEASERARGRSLLRLLRREQQPTPITPTVADAVALAGTHGVGFLICSLVPQAWEPLARPGDDEAGLHLWFIDAFGATHTAVDLHLLRALASSTAATRPEPDPYLGLTRDLVVRRPRAVRDLDELSRLLVQPLDAALMGSPAQRLIVVPDGELDLVPFAALQLRPGVHLGDRWPVAIVPAVAVFTELANRSARATAIGDLLLVGNPAPPRHPLGPGLPLPELPPLVHAEREVLGIAAECRSAPPLLGAAATKAAVLARIGSCEIVHFATHGLQGASEGTTPGALCLSPDGDDDGYLRTAEIAGLRLPHCRIAVLSACRTGWGRSTYEGTLGLARAFLTAGAAAVVVSLWPVDDAATADLMIGVYVQLRRGLPIGEALRMSMRARRESGAPVAEWAPFTIVGDPGARLSAQSA
- a CDS encoding MDR family MFS transporter — its product is MSTAATPMPAARMSHREILEALSGLLLVLFVAMISSTIVSTALPRILGELNGTQTQYTWVVTATLLAATATTPIWGRLADMFDKKLLVQIAIGIFVIGSLLSGFAQDSGQIIAARAFQGIGVGGLQALVQIVIAAMIPPRERGRYNGYLGGVMAIATLAGPLLGGLIVDTSWLGWRWCFFIGVPIAVLAFGLLQKTLRLPAGRRAAGPIDYLGAALIAIGVSVLLIWVSFVDSSFDWLSWQTFAMVLPGLAILAAAVRVEKRAAQPVVPLDVIKQRTPALAIVASLAVGMAMFGGAVFLGQYFQIGRGYSPTESGLLTMPLMLGVFLSSTVSGQLVTRTGKVKPFIVTGAIILVLGFASLSFVDHQTSLGALAVGMLLVGAGVGMTMQNLVLAVQNTAALKDLGAATGAVTFFRSLGGTIGVSVLGAVLAHRVQTTIAAHLAERGIPAGSGGGSLNINALPAAAQTVVREAYGDATGHIFLISAAIGVVGVIAALLLPSITLRSSLDTPAALPEAEPALAAQA
- a CDS encoding universal stress protein yields the protein METSAAEHYGPAAAWHPFERGTDGPRVIMVGVDGSPTSERAAAYAAGMARRQRCRLVVVFVGTPASFINAIYAETAATLISTYDELAEALRKDVRRTAEEMGVPTTFIVCRGDAFTELRSQADRHKADLLVVGASAQAGHRFVGSVAAKLVKLGRWPVVVVP